One window of Corynebacterium sp. P3-F1 genomic DNA carries:
- a CDS encoding ParB/RepB/Spo0J family partition protein produces MAEQRKGGLGRGLAALIPSNPDHHEKTGPLGDGAADVIIGGTKGARDTEPTKKKVKGAPTIPGAPSVGRSPSVPAAMVTGAKPADSFGATYQEIPIGDIFPNAKQPRTSFDEDELAELVHSVKEFGLLQPIVARPAKDGYELIMGERRWRAASKAGLKRIPAIVRETSDEDMLRDALLENIHRVQLNPLEEAAAYQQLLEEFGVTQEQLADRLGRSRPVITNSIRLLNLPVPVQRRVAAGVLSAGHARALLGVRVGSEAQEQLADRIVAEGLSVRATEEAVTLLNRQGALPEKLKREPTPQPEFLTQAASRLADEWDTKVSVTMGKRKGKIVVEFGDRDDFERIMSLIEGTD; encoded by the coding sequence ATGGCAGAGCAACGCAAAGGCGGCCTTGGCCGCGGTCTGGCGGCGCTGATCCCTTCGAACCCGGACCACCACGAAAAAACGGGCCCGCTCGGCGACGGTGCGGCCGATGTCATCATCGGCGGGACCAAGGGTGCGCGCGACACCGAACCGACGAAGAAGAAGGTCAAGGGCGCCCCGACTATCCCGGGTGCGCCGTCCGTGGGCCGGTCGCCGTCCGTTCCGGCGGCAATGGTGACTGGTGCGAAACCCGCCGACTCTTTCGGTGCGACGTACCAAGAGATCCCGATCGGGGACATCTTCCCCAACGCGAAGCAGCCGCGCACCAGCTTCGACGAGGATGAGCTCGCTGAGCTGGTCCACTCTGTCAAGGAATTCGGCCTGCTCCAACCCATCGTGGCCCGCCCGGCGAAGGACGGCTACGAGCTCATCATGGGTGAGCGCCGCTGGCGCGCAGCTTCCAAGGCGGGGCTGAAGCGCATCCCCGCGATCGTGCGCGAGACCTCCGACGAGGACATGCTGCGCGATGCCCTGCTGGAGAATATCCACCGCGTTCAGCTCAACCCGCTCGAAGAGGCGGCGGCGTACCAGCAGCTGTTGGAGGAATTCGGTGTCACCCAGGAGCAGCTCGCCGACCGCTTGGGCCGTTCCCGCCCGGTGATCACCAACTCGATCCGCTTGCTCAACTTGCCTGTCCCGGTTCAGCGCCGCGTCGCCGCCGGGGTGCTCAGCGCCGGCCATGCCCGCGCACTTCTCGGAGTGAGAGTCGGTTCCGAGGCGCAGGAGCAGCTCGCCGACCGCATTGTCGCCGAGGGCCTGTCGGTCCGCGCGACCGAGGAAGCGGTGACCTTGCTCAACCGCCAGGGCGCGCTGCCGGAGAAGCTGAAGCGTGAGCCGACTCCGCAGCCTGAGTTCCTCACCCAGGCAGCCAGCCGCCTCGCCGACGAATGGGACACCAAGGTCTCCGTGACCATGGGCAAGCGCAAGGGCAAGATCGTCGTCGAATTCGGGGACCGCGACGACTTCGAGCGCATCATGTCGCTCATCGAGGGCACGGACTAG